In Carya illinoinensis cultivar Pawnee chromosome 16, C.illinoinensisPawnee_v1, whole genome shotgun sequence, a single window of DNA contains:
- the LOC122298612 gene encoding uncharacterized protein LOC122298612, protein MQEKSMRNSSNRSKLKVKHAGGRKSFIRILKEKREAALNMVAFYRQTHWSTRKGKWINAATEHNYNLMMERLAEKESEEDIEEAAESVFKEVLGNRPGYAVGRGHMVIPDPSPSMKNSRAYIRLSEENA, encoded by the exons ATGCAGGAGAAGTCCATGAGAAACAGTTCAAATAGATCTAAATTGAAGGTCAAGCATGCTGGTGGCCGCAAATCCTTTATACGCATTTTAAAGGAGAAG CGGGAGGCAGCACTGAACATGGTTGCCTTCTATAGGCAAACACATTGGTCAACCCGGAAGGGTAAATGGATCAACGCAGCCACTGAACATAATTAC AATCTTATGATGGAGAGGTTAGCTGAAAAGGAATCTGAGGAGGATATTGAAGAGGCAGCTGAGAGTGTGTTCAAAGAGGTATTGGGAAACAGACCTGGATATGCAGTAGGGAGGGGTCACATGGTGATTCCGGACCCATCTCCTTCAATGAAGAATAGTAGGGCATATATTCGTCTGTCGGAGGAGAATGCATAG
- the LOC122298994 gene encoding uncharacterized protein LOC122298994: MGPKKKAKTTIPHLRRQSTRLQAVHSETQSDRAAHLLPSVDGPPLSINRMVESSPSIDCPSQPSLSSQQETQPSPSSQMGGQLSTHTEMRRETEPCTSVPVAPSLEAENVNLCFDIGDRFVVVVDSNGDRVKRQLHSIPDIWHLPEGERIEMEINLLGQPIKKQDSKVVRFGGLIARSNKLVPIIYKDWRSVPNTVKEEAWGLIKGKFKVPDDKLDVFKKWILKDLGKKWKDYKHELKKKLLNEKDTSAAQVVARASPDMVDLEQLAELANLWFDPEYMSKCNKNKECRKKQVIVHSGGSKS, translated from the exons atgggtccaaaaaagaaggcaaagactACCATACCACACTTGAGAAGACAATCTACTAGACTACAAGCTGTCCATAGCGAGACACAATCTGATAGAGCGGCCCATTTATTACCCTCTGTCGATGGGCCACCCCTTTCCATTAATAGGATGGTGGAGTCATCACCATCTATAGATTGTCCTTCAcaaccatcattatcttcacagcaagAGACCCAACCTTCTCCATCTAGCCAAATGGGAGGACAACTATCCACACATACGGAGATGAGAAGAGAGACCGAGCCATGCACATCTGTACCAGTAGCACCTAGTTTAGAAGCAGAAAATGTCAACTTGTGTTTCGACATTGGAGATCGCTTCGTCGTCGTCGTAg ATAGTAATGGCGATCGAGTAAAGAGACAATTGCACTCGATTCCTGATATTTGGCATCTTCCAGAAGGGGAGCGCATTGAAATGGAGATTAATCTTCTTGGTCAACCTATAAAAAAGCAAGACTCAAAGGTGGTAAGGTTTGGTGGTCTGATAGCGAGAAGTAATAAGTTGGTTCcaataatttacaaagattggaGGTCGGTGCCTAATACCGTGAAGGAGGAAGCGTGGGGTCTtataaaa ggcaagtttaaagttcccgatgacaaattggatgtattcaaaaaatggatactaaaggacttggggaagaaatggaaagactacaagcatgagttgaagaaaaagttacttaatgaaaaagacacCTCTGCAGCACAAGTTGTGGCAAGGGCAAGTCCCGATATGGTGGACTTAGAGCAACTGGCAGAGTTGGCTAATCTTTGGTTCGATCcagaatatatg tcaaaatgtaataaaaacaaggaaTGTCGTAAGAAGCAGGTGATTGTTCACAGTGGAGGATCAaaaa gttga